From Erinaceus europaeus chromosome 9, mEriEur2.1, whole genome shotgun sequence, one genomic window encodes:
- the RC3H1 gene encoding roquin-1 isoform X1: MPVQAPQWTDFLSCPICTQTFDETIRKPISLGCGHTVCKMCLNKLHRKACPFDQTTINTDIELLPVNSALLQLVGAQVPEQQPITLCSGVEDTKHYEEAKKCVEELALYLKPLSSARGVGLNSTSQSVLSRPMQRKLVTLVHCQLVEEEGRIRAMRAARSLGERTVTELILQHQNPQQLSSNLWAAVRARGCQFLGPAMQEEALKLVLLALEDGSALSRKVLVLFVVQRLEPRFPQASKTSIGHVVQLLYRASCFKVTKRDEDSSLMQLKEEFRTYEALRREHDSQIVQIAMEAGLRIAPDQWSSLLYGDQSHKSHMQSIIDKLQTPASFAQSVQELTIALQRTGDPANLNRLRPHLELLANIDPSPDAPPPTWEQLENGLVAVRTVVHGLVDYIQNHSKKGADQQQPPQHSKYKTYMCRDMKQRGGCPRGASCTFAHSQEELEKFRKMNKRLVPRRPLSASLGQLNEVGLPSSSILPDEGAVDLPNRKPPALPNGIVSAGNTVTKLIPRGTDTGYDSSLKPGKIDHLSSSAPGSPPDLLEPVPKNISAIPVNPHPVPPRGPTDLPPMPITKPPQMVSRGSQLYPAQQADVYYQDPRGAAPPFEPAPYQPGMYYTPPPQCVSRFVRPPPSAPEPAPPYLDHYPPYLQDRVVNSQYGTQSQQYPPMYPPHYDGRRLYPAQSYTREEMFRDSPIPIEIPPAAYVPESRERYPQVDGYYPVVPHPAQIRPYVREPPYSRFPPPPPQPHPSLDELHRRRKEIMAQLEERKVISPPPFAPSPTLPPAFHPEEFLDEDLKVAGKYKGNDYSQYSPWSCDTIGSYIGTKDAKPKDVVASGSVEMMNLESKGMRDQRLDLQRRAAETSDDDLIPFGDRPTVSRFGAISRTSKTIYQGAGPMQAMAPQGASTKSVNISDYSPYGPHSGWGGSSYSPHPNIPSQGHFSERDRLSMSEVASHGKPLPSMEREQLRLELQQLNHQISQQTQLRGLEAVSNKLVLQRETNTLAGQPQPPPPPPKWPGMISSEQLSLELHQVEREIGKRTRELNMENQCSLDIKSKLNTSKQAENGQPEPQNKVPAEDLTLTFSDVPNGSALTQENISLLSNKTSSLTLSEDPEGGGDNNDCQRPSNTPSSAP, from the exons ATGCCTGTACAAGCTCCACAATGGACGGATTTCCTCTCCTGCCCAATTTGCACTCAAACTTTCGACGAAACAATCCGAAAGCCCATCAGTTTAGGTTGTGGCCATACTGTCTGCAAGATGTGCCTGAATAAACTCCACCGCAAGGCTTGCCCATTTGACCAGACCACTATCAACACAGACATTGAGCTCCTCCCTGTGAACTCAGCACTGCTACAGCTGGTCGGGGCCCAG GTCCCTGAGCAGCAGCCCATTACTTTGTGTAGTGGGGTTGAAGATACAAAGCATTATGAGGAAGCCAAGAAATGTGTAGAAGAATTAGCATTGTACCTGAAACCACTCAGCAGTGCTAGAG GAGTTGGTCTGAATAGCACTAGTCAGAGTGTTTTGAGTCGCCCAATGCAGAGGAAGCTGGTGACACTGGTCCACTGTCAGctagtagaagaagaaggcagGATTCGTGCCATGAGGGCTGCTCGATCTCTAGGTGAACGAACAGTAACAGAGCTCATCCTCCAGCACCAGAATCCTCAGCAGCTCTCTTCCAATCTTTGGGCAGCAGTCAGGGCTAGAGGCTGCCAGTTCCTTGGACCAG CAATGCAGGAAGAAGCCTTAAAGTTGGTTCTGCTGGCCTTAGAAGATGGTTCTGCTTTATCAAGAAAAGTATTGGTTCTTTTTGTGGTGCAAAGGCTGGAGCCACGGTTTCCTCAAGCCTCTAAAACTAGCATTGGACATGTGGTCCAACTCCTTTACAGAGCTTCCTGCTTTAAG GTCACCAAACGTGATGAAGACTCTTCTTTGATGCAACTGAAAGAAGAATTTAGAACCTATGAAGCTCTGCGGCGGGAACATGATTCCCAAATAGTACAGATTGCTATGGAAGCAGGCTTACGGATCGCACCAGACCAGTGGTCCTCTCTGCTCTATGGAGACCAGTCTCACAAATCTCATATGCAGTCCATTATTGACAAA TTGCAGACCCCAGCATCTTTTGCACAAAGTGTTCAGGAACTAACAATTGCTCTCCAACGAACTGGAGATCCAGCAAACTTGAACCGACTAAGACCTCATTTGGAGCTATTAGCAAACATTGACCCTAGTCCAG ATGCTCCTCCTCCTACTTGGGAACAGCTGGAAAATGGACTTGTTGCTGTTCGGACAGTGGTGCATGGACTGGTTGATTATATCCAAAACCATAGCAAGAAAGGCGCAGATCAGCAACAG CCTCCACAGCATAGCAAATACAAAACATACATGTGTAGAGATATGAAGCAAAGAGGAGGATGCCCTCGTGGAGCCAGCTGTACATTTGCACACTCACAGGAGGAGCTGGAAAA ATTCCGTAAGATGAACAAGCGCCTGGTTCCCAGAAGACCCCTGAGCGCTTCTTTGGGTCAGCTTAATGAAGTGGGCCTACCTTCatcatccatacttccagacgAAGGTGCAGTAGACCTGCCTAACAGAAAACCTCCTGCTCTGCCGAATGGAATTGTGTCAGCTGGAAATACAGTAACCAAGCTGATTCCTCGAGGAACAGACACTGGCTATGATTCTAGTTTGAAACCAGGAAAGATAGATCACCTGAGCAGCAGTGCCCCTGGATCCCCTCCTGATCT GCTAGAACCTGTCCCTAAGAATATTTCTGCCATACCTGTGAATCCACATCCTGTACCTCCAAGGGGGCCAACTGACCTGCCTCCTATGCCTATCACCAAACCTCCTCAGATGGTATCACGAGGTTCTCAGTTATATCCAGCACAGCAGGCAGATGTTTATTATCAGGATCCGAGAGGAGCTGCTCCACCATTTGAACCAGCACCGTATCAACCGG GTATGTACTACACTCCACCACCACAGTGTGTGTCTCGTTTTGTGCgacctcctccttctgctccagAACCTGCTCCTCCCTACTTGGACCATTACCCACCATACCTCCAAGACCGAGTAGTGAATTCTCAGTATGGCACTCAGTCACAGCAGTACCCACCCATGTATCCACCACATTATGATGGCCGCCGGCTCTACCCTGCTCAGTCTTACACAAGAGAGGAGATGTTCCGGGACAGTCCCATTCCAATTGAGATTCCACCTGCAGCGTATGTGCCAGAGTCCAGGGAGAGATACCCACAGGTGGACGGTTACTACCCGGTGGTTCCTCATCCTGCTCAGATCAGACCCTATGTGAGA GAGCCTCCTTATAGCcgttttcctccccctcctccccagccccatcCTAGTCTAGATGAGCTACATCGAAGACGAAAAGAAATAATGGCCCAACTAGAGGAAAGAAAGGTTATCTCTCCACCTCCATTTGCACCTTCACCAACATTGCCTCCTGCCTTCCATCCAGAGGAA TTTTTGGATGAAGACTTGAAGGTAGCTGGGAAATACAAAGGCAATGATTATAGCCAGTACTCTCCCTGGTCATGTGACACCATCGGCTCCTACATTGGAACCAAAGATGCAAAACCCAAAGATGTTGTGGCATCAGGGAGTGTGGAAATGATG aaTCTAGAGAGTAAAGGAATGAGAGACCAGAGATTGGATCTTCAGAGAAGAGCAGCAGAAACTAGTGATGATGACCTTATCCCATTTGGAGACCGGCCTACAGTATCTCGGTTTGGTGCCATTTCTCGAACATCCAAAACAATCTATCAGGGTGCTGGCCCGATGCAAGCTATGGCACCTCAGGGAGCATCCACAAAATCTGTTAACATTTCAG ATTACAGTCCGTATGGACCCCATAGTGGCTGGGGAGGGTCTTCATATTCACCTCATCCGAACATACCTTCTCAGGGACATTTCAGTGAGAG GGATAGATTATCTATGTCAGAAGTGGCCAGTCATGGAAAGCCCCTCCCATCTATGGAGAGGGAACAGCTGCGATTAGAATTACAGCAATTAAACCATCAAATTAGCCAACAGACTCAGCTACGTGGACTAGAG GCTGTTAGTAACAAGCTGGTGTTGCAGAGGGAGACCAACACCTTGGCAGGCCAACcacagcccccaccaccacctccaaagTGGCCTGGAATGATCTCAAGTGAGCAGCTGAGCTTGGAACTGCACCAGGTGGAAAGGGAAATAGGGAAAAGAACCCGAGAACTGAATATG GAGAATCAGTGTTCTCTGGACATTAAAAGCAAACTAAATACAAGTAAGCAAGCAGAAAATGGACAGCCAGAACCTCAAAACAAAGTTCCAGCTGAAGACCTTACATTGACATTCAG TGATGTACCTAATGGGTCAGCCTTGACACAAGAGAACATCAGCCTCCTCTCCAACAAGACGAGCTCTCTCACACTGTCTGAGGACCCTGAGGGCGGAGGGGATAACAACGACTGCCAGAGACCAAGCAACACACCCAGTTCTGCACCATAA
- the RC3H1 gene encoding roquin-1 isoform X3, which produces MPVQAPQWTDFLSCPICTQTFDETIRKPISLGCGHTVCKMCLNKLHRKACPFDQTTINTDIELLPVNSALLQLVGAQVPEQQPITLCSGVEDTKHYEEAKKCVEELALYLKPLSSARGVGLNSTSQSVLSRPMQRKLVTLVHCQLVEEEGRIRAMRAARSLGERTVTELILQHQNPQQLSSNLWAAVRARGCQFLGPAMQEEALKLVLLALEDGSALSRKVLVLFVVQRLEPRFPQASKTSIGHVVQLLYRASCFKVTKRDEDSSLMQLKEEFRTYEALRREHDSQIVQIAMEAGLRIAPDQWSSLLYGDQSHKSHMQSIIDKLQTPASFAQSVQELTIALQRTGDPANLNRLRPHLELLANIDPSPDAPPPTWEQLENGLVAVRTVVHGLVDYIQNHSKKGADQQQPPQHSKYKTYMCRDMKQRGGCPRGASCTFAHSQEELEKFRKMNKRLVPRRPLSASLGQLNEVGLPSSSILPDEGAVDLPNRKPPALPNGIVSAGNTVTKLIPRGTDTGYDSSLKPGKIDHLSSSAPGSPPDLLEPVPKNISAIPVNPHPVPPRGPTDLPPMPITKPPQMVSRGSQLYPAQQADVYYQDPRGAAPPFEPAPYQPGMYYTPPPQCVSRFVRPPPSAPEPAPPYLDHYPPYLQDRVVNSQYGTQSQQYPPMYPPHYDGRRLYPAQSYTREEMFRDSPIPIEIPPAAYVPESRERYPQVDGYYPVVPHPAQIRPYVREPPYSRFPPPPPQPHPSLDELHRRRKEIMAQLEERKVISPPPFAPSPTLPPAFHPEEFLDEDLKVAGKYKGNDYSQYSPWSCDTIGSYIGTKDAKPKDVVASGSVEMMNLESKGMRDQRLDLQRRAAETSDDDLIPFGDRPTVSRFGAISRTSKTIYQGAGPMQAMAPQGASTKSVNISDYSPYGPHSGWGGSSYSPHPNIPSQGHFSERDRLSMSEVASHGKPLPSMEREQLRLELQQLNHQISQQTQLRGLERETNTLAGQPQPPPPPPKWPGMISSEQLSLELHQVEREIGKRTRELNMENQCSLDIKSKLNTSKQAENGQPEPQNKVPAEDLTLTFSDVPNGSALTQENISLLSNKTSSLTLSEDPEGGGDNNDCQRPSNTPSSAP; this is translated from the exons ATGCCTGTACAAGCTCCACAATGGACGGATTTCCTCTCCTGCCCAATTTGCACTCAAACTTTCGACGAAACAATCCGAAAGCCCATCAGTTTAGGTTGTGGCCATACTGTCTGCAAGATGTGCCTGAATAAACTCCACCGCAAGGCTTGCCCATTTGACCAGACCACTATCAACACAGACATTGAGCTCCTCCCTGTGAACTCAGCACTGCTACAGCTGGTCGGGGCCCAG GTCCCTGAGCAGCAGCCCATTACTTTGTGTAGTGGGGTTGAAGATACAAAGCATTATGAGGAAGCCAAGAAATGTGTAGAAGAATTAGCATTGTACCTGAAACCACTCAGCAGTGCTAGAG GAGTTGGTCTGAATAGCACTAGTCAGAGTGTTTTGAGTCGCCCAATGCAGAGGAAGCTGGTGACACTGGTCCACTGTCAGctagtagaagaagaaggcagGATTCGTGCCATGAGGGCTGCTCGATCTCTAGGTGAACGAACAGTAACAGAGCTCATCCTCCAGCACCAGAATCCTCAGCAGCTCTCTTCCAATCTTTGGGCAGCAGTCAGGGCTAGAGGCTGCCAGTTCCTTGGACCAG CAATGCAGGAAGAAGCCTTAAAGTTGGTTCTGCTGGCCTTAGAAGATGGTTCTGCTTTATCAAGAAAAGTATTGGTTCTTTTTGTGGTGCAAAGGCTGGAGCCACGGTTTCCTCAAGCCTCTAAAACTAGCATTGGACATGTGGTCCAACTCCTTTACAGAGCTTCCTGCTTTAAG GTCACCAAACGTGATGAAGACTCTTCTTTGATGCAACTGAAAGAAGAATTTAGAACCTATGAAGCTCTGCGGCGGGAACATGATTCCCAAATAGTACAGATTGCTATGGAAGCAGGCTTACGGATCGCACCAGACCAGTGGTCCTCTCTGCTCTATGGAGACCAGTCTCACAAATCTCATATGCAGTCCATTATTGACAAA TTGCAGACCCCAGCATCTTTTGCACAAAGTGTTCAGGAACTAACAATTGCTCTCCAACGAACTGGAGATCCAGCAAACTTGAACCGACTAAGACCTCATTTGGAGCTATTAGCAAACATTGACCCTAGTCCAG ATGCTCCTCCTCCTACTTGGGAACAGCTGGAAAATGGACTTGTTGCTGTTCGGACAGTGGTGCATGGACTGGTTGATTATATCCAAAACCATAGCAAGAAAGGCGCAGATCAGCAACAG CCTCCACAGCATAGCAAATACAAAACATACATGTGTAGAGATATGAAGCAAAGAGGAGGATGCCCTCGTGGAGCCAGCTGTACATTTGCACACTCACAGGAGGAGCTGGAAAA ATTCCGTAAGATGAACAAGCGCCTGGTTCCCAGAAGACCCCTGAGCGCTTCTTTGGGTCAGCTTAATGAAGTGGGCCTACCTTCatcatccatacttccagacgAAGGTGCAGTAGACCTGCCTAACAGAAAACCTCCTGCTCTGCCGAATGGAATTGTGTCAGCTGGAAATACAGTAACCAAGCTGATTCCTCGAGGAACAGACACTGGCTATGATTCTAGTTTGAAACCAGGAAAGATAGATCACCTGAGCAGCAGTGCCCCTGGATCCCCTCCTGATCT GCTAGAACCTGTCCCTAAGAATATTTCTGCCATACCTGTGAATCCACATCCTGTACCTCCAAGGGGGCCAACTGACCTGCCTCCTATGCCTATCACCAAACCTCCTCAGATGGTATCACGAGGTTCTCAGTTATATCCAGCACAGCAGGCAGATGTTTATTATCAGGATCCGAGAGGAGCTGCTCCACCATTTGAACCAGCACCGTATCAACCGG GTATGTACTACACTCCACCACCACAGTGTGTGTCTCGTTTTGTGCgacctcctccttctgctccagAACCTGCTCCTCCCTACTTGGACCATTACCCACCATACCTCCAAGACCGAGTAGTGAATTCTCAGTATGGCACTCAGTCACAGCAGTACCCACCCATGTATCCACCACATTATGATGGCCGCCGGCTCTACCCTGCTCAGTCTTACACAAGAGAGGAGATGTTCCGGGACAGTCCCATTCCAATTGAGATTCCACCTGCAGCGTATGTGCCAGAGTCCAGGGAGAGATACCCACAGGTGGACGGTTACTACCCGGTGGTTCCTCATCCTGCTCAGATCAGACCCTATGTGAGA GAGCCTCCTTATAGCcgttttcctccccctcctccccagccccatcCTAGTCTAGATGAGCTACATCGAAGACGAAAAGAAATAATGGCCCAACTAGAGGAAAGAAAGGTTATCTCTCCACCTCCATTTGCACCTTCACCAACATTGCCTCCTGCCTTCCATCCAGAGGAA TTTTTGGATGAAGACTTGAAGGTAGCTGGGAAATACAAAGGCAATGATTATAGCCAGTACTCTCCCTGGTCATGTGACACCATCGGCTCCTACATTGGAACCAAAGATGCAAAACCCAAAGATGTTGTGGCATCAGGGAGTGTGGAAATGATG aaTCTAGAGAGTAAAGGAATGAGAGACCAGAGATTGGATCTTCAGAGAAGAGCAGCAGAAACTAGTGATGATGACCTTATCCCATTTGGAGACCGGCCTACAGTATCTCGGTTTGGTGCCATTTCTCGAACATCCAAAACAATCTATCAGGGTGCTGGCCCGATGCAAGCTATGGCACCTCAGGGAGCATCCACAAAATCTGTTAACATTTCAG ATTACAGTCCGTATGGACCCCATAGTGGCTGGGGAGGGTCTTCATATTCACCTCATCCGAACATACCTTCTCAGGGACATTTCAGTGAGAG GGATAGATTATCTATGTCAGAAGTGGCCAGTCATGGAAAGCCCCTCCCATCTATGGAGAGGGAACAGCTGCGATTAGAATTACAGCAATTAAACCATCAAATTAGCCAACAGACTCAGCTACGTGGACTAGAG AGGGAGACCAACACCTTGGCAGGCCAACcacagcccccaccaccacctccaaagTGGCCTGGAATGATCTCAAGTGAGCAGCTGAGCTTGGAACTGCACCAGGTGGAAAGGGAAATAGGGAAAAGAACCCGAGAACTGAATATG GAGAATCAGTGTTCTCTGGACATTAAAAGCAAACTAAATACAAGTAAGCAAGCAGAAAATGGACAGCCAGAACCTCAAAACAAAGTTCCAGCTGAAGACCTTACATTGACATTCAG TGATGTACCTAATGGGTCAGCCTTGACACAAGAGAACATCAGCCTCCTCTCCAACAAGACGAGCTCTCTCACACTGTCTGAGGACCCTGAGGGCGGAGGGGATAACAACGACTGCCAGAGACCAAGCAACACACCCAGTTCTGCACCATAA
- the RC3H1 gene encoding roquin-1 isoform X4, with the protein MPVQAPQWTDFLSCPICTQTFDETIRKPISLGCGHTVCKMCLNKLHRKACPFDQTTINTDIELLPVNSALLQLVGAQVPEQQPITLCSGVEDTKHYEEAKKCVEELALYLKPLSSARGVGLNSTSQSVLSRPMQRKLVTLVHCQLVEEEGRIRAMRAARSLGERTVTELILQHQNPQQLSSNLWAAVRARGCQFLGPAMQEEALKLVLLALEDGSALSRKVLVLFVVQRLEPRFPQASKTSIGHVVQLLYRASCFKVTKRDEDSSLMQLKEEFRTYEALRREHDSQIVQIAMEAGLRIAPDQWSSLLYGDQSHKSHMQSIIDKLQTPASFAQSVQELTIALQRTGDPANLNRLRPHLELLANIDPSPDAPPPTWEQLENGLVAVRTVVHGLVDYIQNHSKKGADQQQPPQHSKYKTYMCRDMKQRGGCPRGASCTFAHSQEELEKFRKMNKRLVPRRPLSASLGQLNEVGLPSSSILPDEGAVDLPNRKPPALPNGIVSAGNTVTKLIPRGTDTGYDSSLKPGKIDHLSSSAPGSPPDLLEPVPKNISAIPVNPHPVPPRGPTDLPPMPITKPPQMVSRGSQLYPAQQADVYYQDPRGAAPPFEPAPYQPGMYYTPPPQCVSRFVRPPPSAPEPAPPYLDHYPPYLQDRVVNSQYGTQSQQYPPMYPPHYDGRRLYPAQSYTREEMFRDSPIPIEIPPAAYVPESRERYPQVDGYYPVVPHPAQIRPYVRPHPSLDELHRRRKEIMAQLEERKVISPPPFAPSPTLPPAFHPEEFLDEDLKVAGKYKGNDYSQYSPWSCDTIGSYIGTKDAKPKDVVASGSVEMMNLESKGMRDQRLDLQRRAAETSDDDLIPFGDRPTVSRFGAISRTSKTIYQGAGPMQAMAPQGASTKSVNISDYSPYGPHSGWGGSSYSPHPNIPSQGHFSERDRLSMSEVASHGKPLPSMEREQLRLELQQLNHQISQQTQLRGLEAVSNKLVLQRETNTLAGQPQPPPPPPKWPGMISSEQLSLELHQVEREIGKRTRELNMENQCSLDIKSKLNTSKQAENGQPEPQNKVPAEDLTLTFSDVPNGSALTQENISLLSNKTSSLTLSEDPEGGGDNNDCQRPSNTPSSAP; encoded by the exons ATGCCTGTACAAGCTCCACAATGGACGGATTTCCTCTCCTGCCCAATTTGCACTCAAACTTTCGACGAAACAATCCGAAAGCCCATCAGTTTAGGTTGTGGCCATACTGTCTGCAAGATGTGCCTGAATAAACTCCACCGCAAGGCTTGCCCATTTGACCAGACCACTATCAACACAGACATTGAGCTCCTCCCTGTGAACTCAGCACTGCTACAGCTGGTCGGGGCCCAG GTCCCTGAGCAGCAGCCCATTACTTTGTGTAGTGGGGTTGAAGATACAAAGCATTATGAGGAAGCCAAGAAATGTGTAGAAGAATTAGCATTGTACCTGAAACCACTCAGCAGTGCTAGAG GAGTTGGTCTGAATAGCACTAGTCAGAGTGTTTTGAGTCGCCCAATGCAGAGGAAGCTGGTGACACTGGTCCACTGTCAGctagtagaagaagaaggcagGATTCGTGCCATGAGGGCTGCTCGATCTCTAGGTGAACGAACAGTAACAGAGCTCATCCTCCAGCACCAGAATCCTCAGCAGCTCTCTTCCAATCTTTGGGCAGCAGTCAGGGCTAGAGGCTGCCAGTTCCTTGGACCAG CAATGCAGGAAGAAGCCTTAAAGTTGGTTCTGCTGGCCTTAGAAGATGGTTCTGCTTTATCAAGAAAAGTATTGGTTCTTTTTGTGGTGCAAAGGCTGGAGCCACGGTTTCCTCAAGCCTCTAAAACTAGCATTGGACATGTGGTCCAACTCCTTTACAGAGCTTCCTGCTTTAAG GTCACCAAACGTGATGAAGACTCTTCTTTGATGCAACTGAAAGAAGAATTTAGAACCTATGAAGCTCTGCGGCGGGAACATGATTCCCAAATAGTACAGATTGCTATGGAAGCAGGCTTACGGATCGCACCAGACCAGTGGTCCTCTCTGCTCTATGGAGACCAGTCTCACAAATCTCATATGCAGTCCATTATTGACAAA TTGCAGACCCCAGCATCTTTTGCACAAAGTGTTCAGGAACTAACAATTGCTCTCCAACGAACTGGAGATCCAGCAAACTTGAACCGACTAAGACCTCATTTGGAGCTATTAGCAAACATTGACCCTAGTCCAG ATGCTCCTCCTCCTACTTGGGAACAGCTGGAAAATGGACTTGTTGCTGTTCGGACAGTGGTGCATGGACTGGTTGATTATATCCAAAACCATAGCAAGAAAGGCGCAGATCAGCAACAG CCTCCACAGCATAGCAAATACAAAACATACATGTGTAGAGATATGAAGCAAAGAGGAGGATGCCCTCGTGGAGCCAGCTGTACATTTGCACACTCACAGGAGGAGCTGGAAAA ATTCCGTAAGATGAACAAGCGCCTGGTTCCCAGAAGACCCCTGAGCGCTTCTTTGGGTCAGCTTAATGAAGTGGGCCTACCTTCatcatccatacttccagacgAAGGTGCAGTAGACCTGCCTAACAGAAAACCTCCTGCTCTGCCGAATGGAATTGTGTCAGCTGGAAATACAGTAACCAAGCTGATTCCTCGAGGAACAGACACTGGCTATGATTCTAGTTTGAAACCAGGAAAGATAGATCACCTGAGCAGCAGTGCCCCTGGATCCCCTCCTGATCT GCTAGAACCTGTCCCTAAGAATATTTCTGCCATACCTGTGAATCCACATCCTGTACCTCCAAGGGGGCCAACTGACCTGCCTCCTATGCCTATCACCAAACCTCCTCAGATGGTATCACGAGGTTCTCAGTTATATCCAGCACAGCAGGCAGATGTTTATTATCAGGATCCGAGAGGAGCTGCTCCACCATTTGAACCAGCACCGTATCAACCGG GTATGTACTACACTCCACCACCACAGTGTGTGTCTCGTTTTGTGCgacctcctccttctgctccagAACCTGCTCCTCCCTACTTGGACCATTACCCACCATACCTCCAAGACCGAGTAGTGAATTCTCAGTATGGCACTCAGTCACAGCAGTACCCACCCATGTATCCACCACATTATGATGGCCGCCGGCTCTACCCTGCTCAGTCTTACACAAGAGAGGAGATGTTCCGGGACAGTCCCATTCCAATTGAGATTCCACCTGCAGCGTATGTGCCAGAGTCCAGGGAGAGATACCCACAGGTGGACGGTTACTACCCGGTGGTTCCTCATCCTGCTCAGATCAGACCCTATGTGAGA ccccatcCTAGTCTAGATGAGCTACATCGAAGACGAAAAGAAATAATGGCCCAACTAGAGGAAAGAAAGGTTATCTCTCCACCTCCATTTGCACCTTCACCAACATTGCCTCCTGCCTTCCATCCAGAGGAA TTTTTGGATGAAGACTTGAAGGTAGCTGGGAAATACAAAGGCAATGATTATAGCCAGTACTCTCCCTGGTCATGTGACACCATCGGCTCCTACATTGGAACCAAAGATGCAAAACCCAAAGATGTTGTGGCATCAGGGAGTGTGGAAATGATG aaTCTAGAGAGTAAAGGAATGAGAGACCAGAGATTGGATCTTCAGAGAAGAGCAGCAGAAACTAGTGATGATGACCTTATCCCATTTGGAGACCGGCCTACAGTATCTCGGTTTGGTGCCATTTCTCGAACATCCAAAACAATCTATCAGGGTGCTGGCCCGATGCAAGCTATGGCACCTCAGGGAGCATCCACAAAATCTGTTAACATTTCAG ATTACAGTCCGTATGGACCCCATAGTGGCTGGGGAGGGTCTTCATATTCACCTCATCCGAACATACCTTCTCAGGGACATTTCAGTGAGAG GGATAGATTATCTATGTCAGAAGTGGCCAGTCATGGAAAGCCCCTCCCATCTATGGAGAGGGAACAGCTGCGATTAGAATTACAGCAATTAAACCATCAAATTAGCCAACAGACTCAGCTACGTGGACTAGAG GCTGTTAGTAACAAGCTGGTGTTGCAGAGGGAGACCAACACCTTGGCAGGCCAACcacagcccccaccaccacctccaaagTGGCCTGGAATGATCTCAAGTGAGCAGCTGAGCTTGGAACTGCACCAGGTGGAAAGGGAAATAGGGAAAAGAACCCGAGAACTGAATATG GAGAATCAGTGTTCTCTGGACATTAAAAGCAAACTAAATACAAGTAAGCAAGCAGAAAATGGACAGCCAGAACCTCAAAACAAAGTTCCAGCTGAAGACCTTACATTGACATTCAG TGATGTACCTAATGGGTCAGCCTTGACACAAGAGAACATCAGCCTCCTCTCCAACAAGACGAGCTCTCTCACACTGTCTGAGGACCCTGAGGGCGGAGGGGATAACAACGACTGCCAGAGACCAAGCAACACACCCAGTTCTGCACCATAA